In one window of Vallitalea okinawensis DNA:
- a CDS encoding ROK family transcriptional regulator: MTFTKMMQSLSLDSKMVLNIIHKDGPITKNEIVERLGLKLTTLNRFMEPLKKHHIIVECGLDESSGGRKPILFDINVLKYYVIGIDISRTYTTVVICDIKLNLLCESTFSMTAEHIPEKTFFDIHSAIQVMLKEQKIRRSQLVGVSIGTIGPLNRQKGIILNPRNFASKGWSETHIIDIFKKQYGDLPILLDNGTNGAIKGEHLFGIGRGYDNLAYFNCGVGIRTGAISSSHIVRSINDANDNFGHMIINFDGEQCYCGKYGCLECYSSIQAIVDHYRNKIKLCQNNFINKSSDSITFTDILSAGETGDPIASQIINESATIFGLGLCNYITLMDPSLVILSGPIIQYSNIFYEKCTKVVYDHGIKIDFVRGGKFGNYSIALGMASLLVDQYF; this comes from the coding sequence ATGACCTTCACAAAAATGATGCAATCATTATCGCTTGATAGCAAAATGGTTTTAAATATTATCCATAAAGATGGTCCCATTACAAAAAATGAAATTGTTGAACGCCTGGGATTAAAATTAACAACCTTAAATCGATTTATGGAGCCTCTAAAAAAGCATCATATTATTGTTGAATGCGGTTTGGATGAATCCAGTGGTGGAAGGAAACCTATACTGTTTGATATCAACGTACTAAAATACTATGTTATTGGAATTGATATATCACGTACTTATACAACCGTCGTTATTTGTGATATCAAGCTGAATCTTCTATGTGAATCAACATTTTCAATGACAGCTGAGCATATTCCTGAGAAAACTTTTTTTGATATTCATAGTGCGATTCAAGTCATGCTGAAGGAGCAAAAAATCCGCAGAAGTCAACTTGTTGGTGTGAGCATAGGTACCATTGGACCACTTAATCGTCAGAAAGGTATTATCTTAAACCCAAGAAATTTTGCATCAAAAGGATGGAGTGAGACTCATATCATTGATATCTTTAAAAAACAATATGGAGACCTTCCCATCTTATTAGATAATGGTACCAATGGTGCTATCAAAGGTGAGCACCTATTTGGTATTGGAAGGGGTTATGATAATTTAGCCTATTTCAACTGCGGGGTTGGTATTCGAACAGGTGCTATATCATCTAGCCATATTGTGAGAAGTATTAATGATGCCAATGATAATTTCGGACATATGATTATCAATTTTGATGGTGAACAGTGTTACTGTGGTAAATATGGTTGCCTTGAATGTTATTCTTCTATTCAAGCTATCGTAGACCACTATAGAAATAAAATAAAACTATGTCAAAACAACTTTATTAATAAGTCTTCGGACTCTATTACCTTTACTGACATTTTATCTGCTGGTGAAACTGGAGATCCTATTGCATCTCAGATTATTAATGAATCTGCAACCATATTTGGATTAGGGCTATGTAATTATATTACCTTAATGGATCCATCACTTGTTATCTTAAGTGGTCCAATTATACAATATTCAAATATCTTTTATGAAAAGTGTACGAAGGTTGTTTATGATCATGGAATCAAAATTGATTTTGTCCGTGGTGGAAAGTTTGGTAATTATTCAATAGCACTAGGCATGGCTTCTCTATTAGTCGATCAATATTTCTAG